A region of the Paraburkholderia flava genome:
CGACATCGGCACGCTGCCGCCGTATCGCATCTCGCGGATGGGCATGGGCTTCGTGCCCGAGGACCGGCGCGTGTTCAGCGATCTGACCGTGCTGGAAAATCTCGACACGGGTCGTCAGCCGCCGCGCGACGGTGCGCCGCAATGGACGCCCGACAAACTGTTCCGCCTGTTTCCGAATCTCGGCGAAATGCCGAAGCGCCCCGGTGGCCAGATGAGCGGCGGCGAGCAGCAGATGCTCACCGTGTCGCGCACGCTGATGGGCAATCCGTACCTCGTGCTGCTCGACGAACCGTCGGAAGGCGTAGCGCCGGTGATCGTCGAGCAGATGGCGAACATGATTCTCGAACTGAAGCGCGAGGGGCTGTCGATCCTGTTGTCCGAACAGAACCTGCACTTCGCCGAGCTGGTCAGCGATCGCGCGTACGTGCTCGAAAAAGGGCAGATCCGCTTCGGCGGCACGATCGACGAACTCGCGCGGAACGAAACGGTCAGGCGCGCTTATCTGAGTGTCTGACGCCGTAACGTCGCGCTGTGCGCGAGCTGTTCAAAGGAGAGAGACAGATGGCGGTAGAGACGTTGGCAGGCACATCGGGCAAGGTCGTCGTGAAGCACATCGGACTGCTGCTGTCCGGTGACATCGACAATCCCGTGCTCGATGCGGACACGCTGGTGATCGACGACGGCACGATCGTCGCGGTCGGCAAGGAGAAGGACTGCGACACCGAAGGCGCGCGCACGACGATCGATTGCAAGGGCACGGCGGTGGCGCCAGGGCTGATCGATTCGCACGTGCATCCGGTGTTCGGCGACTGGACGCCCCGGCAAAACCAGATGGGCTGGATCGAATCGAATCTGAACGGCGGCGTGACGACGATGATCTCCGCCGGCGAAGTGCATCTGCCGGGTCGCCCGAAGGATATCGTCGGTCTGAAGGCGCTCGCGATCACCGCGCAGCGCTCGTTCGAAGGGATGCGCGGCGCGGGTGTCGGCGGCGGCGTGAAGGTGCTGGCCGGCGCGCCGGTGATCGAGAAGGGGATGGTCGAGGCCGACTTCAAGGAACTCGCCGACGCGGGCGTGAAGCTGCTCGGCGAAGTCGGACTCGGCAGCGTGAAGGCCGGCGAGGAAGCGGCGCAGATGGTCGCGTGGGCGCGCAAGTACGGCATCCAGAGCACGATCCACACGGGCGGTCCGTCGATTCCCGGCTCGGGGCTGATCGATCGCGACGTCGTGCTCGAAGCCGACGCCGACGTGATCGGCCACGTCAACGGCGGGCACACGTCGCTGTCGTACCGGCACGTGTGCGATCTGTGCGAGCAATCCACCCGCGCGCTCGAAATCGTCCACAACGGTAACGAAC
Encoded here:
- a CDS encoding ABC transporter ATP-binding protein, translated to MTTTSEPLLKVSGLNAFYGRAHILFDVNLEVGRGEVVALMGRNGAGKSTTMKAVMGLLPRREGHVTFRGTDIGTLPPYRISRMGMGFVPEDRRVFSDLTVLENLDTGRQPPRDGAPQWTPDKLFRLFPNLGEMPKRPGGQMSGGEQQMLTVSRTLMGNPYLVLLDEPSEGVAPVIVEQMANMILELKREGLSILLSEQNLHFAELVSDRAYVLEKGQIRFGGTIDELARNETVRRAYLSV
- a CDS encoding amidohydrolase family protein codes for the protein MAVETLAGTSGKVVVKHIGLLLSGDIDNPVLDADTLVIDDGTIVAVGKEKDCDTEGARTTIDCKGTAVAPGLIDSHVHPVFGDWTPRQNQMGWIESNLNGGVTTMISAGEVHLPGRPKDIVGLKALAITAQRSFEGMRGAGVGGGVKVLAGAPVIEKGMVEADFKELADAGVKLLGEVGLGSVKAGEEAAQMVAWARKYGIQSTIHTGGPSIPGSGLIDRDVVLEADADVIGHVNGGHTSLSYRHVCDLCEQSTRALEIVHNGNERIALLTARHAIELKCPHRIILGTDSPAGSGVQPLGILRMIALISSLADVPAEIAFCFATGNTARQRNLRQGLIEAGRPADLVFMDRAQHTAADTLLESVQLGDIPGVGMVMIDGLIRCRRSRNTPPATEVPVVL